From the Anolis sagrei isolate rAnoSag1 chromosome 12, rAnoSag1.mat, whole genome shotgun sequence genome, one window contains:
- the GANAB gene encoding neutral alpha-glucosidase AB isoform X1 translates to MAPAAALRRMAAVVWFTLFLAVISAVDRSNFKTCDQSGFCKRQRNMKARSSPYRALLESLQLSQDSMKIQLINEVNKVPLLLELYGLKGNITRIRINELNPLKPRYEVPDVLIQDPPTSRLSVTGRDDESVELSLGDESHKLILTAKPFRMDLLEGRELVLSVNSRGLLVFEHLRQRKDSFSEKVSSTVVSIWDSVKNLFSRESPKEPAAQEEGDVESLDASLSTEQESAENSNQNEETSRGAEEAEEEPGLWEETFKTHTDSKPNGPTSVGLDFSLPGMENVYGIPEHADNLRLRTTEGGDPYRLYNLDVFQYELYNPMALYGSVPVLLAHNARRTLGIFWLNAAETWVDITSNTAGKTLFGKMLDYMQGGGETPQTDIRWMSESGIIDAFLLLGPQPHDVFRQYASLTGTQALPPLFALAYHQSRWNYNDEEDVNTVDNGFDEHDIPYDVIWLDIEHADGKRYFTWDPNKFPHPQEMLQRLATKGRKMVSIVDPHIKVDTGYRIHNEIRSQGFYVKTKDGSDYEGWCWPGSAGYPDFTNPEMRTWWSSMFGYDQYEGSMENLFTWNDMNEPSVFNGPEVTMHKDAVHWGGWEHRDIHNLYAFYVQMATAQGQVQRSGSMERPFVLTRGFFAGSQRYGAVWTGDNAAEWDHLKISIPMCLSLSLVGISFCGADIGGFFKNPEPELLVRWYQAGAYQPFFRAHAHVDTIRREPWLFGEENKALIREAIRQRYALLPFWYTIMYHSYQSGQPAMRPLWVEYPEDAITYSMDDQYLLGDALLVHPVTAQGSRGVQVYLPGKGEVWYDVHTHQKLHAPQTHYLAVTMNSIPVYQRGGSIVARKERVRRSSDCMHSDPYTLYVALGPQGTAQGNLFLDDGHTFNFKTKGEYLHRHFNFSGNTLTASSADPKGHFETPAWIERVVILGAGKPAAVFLKEDGAAETRLDFIHEAETSVLTIRKPAVNIGADWSISLR, encoded by the exons GATGGCAGCCGTTGTTTGGTTCACTCTTTTCCTAGCAGTCATCTCTGCTGTGGACAGAAGCAATTTCAAGACCTGTGATCAGAGTGGCTTTTGCAA GCGCCAGAGGAACATGAAGGCCAGGAGTTCCCCTTACAGGGCTTTGCTGGAATCACTGCAGCTCAGCCAAGATTCTATGAAAATCCAGCTGATCAATGAAGTTAACAAG GTTCCTCTCCTCCTTGAGCTCTATGGCTTGAAAGGGAATATCACCCGGATCCGGATCAATGAGCTGAATCCACTCAAACCTCGCTATGAGGTACCCGATGTGTTAATCCAGGACCCACCTACCTCAAG ATTATCTGTGACAGGTCGTGACGATGAGAGTGTGGAGTTGTCCCTGGGAGATGAGAGCCACAAGCTCATCCTGACGGCTAAACCGTTCCGCATGGATTTGCTGGAGGGCCGGGAGCTGGTGCTGAGTGTCAACTCCCGGGGGCTTCTGGTCTTTGAGCATCTGCGCCAGAGGAAGGACTC TTTCTCGGAAAAAGTTAGTAGCACGGTCGTTAGCATTTGGGATAGCGTCAAGAATCTTTTCTCTAG AGAGTCACCAAAGGAGCCAGCAGCACAAGAGGAGGGGGATGTCGAGAGCCTGGATGCATCTTTGTCCACAGAGCAGGAGTCTGCAGAGAACAGTAATCAG AATGAGGAAACATCAAGAGgagcagaggaggctgaagaggAGCCAGGGCTTTGGGAAGAAACATTCAAGACTCACACAGACAGCAAACCTAATG GACCAACATCCGTGGGGCTAGATTTCTCACTCCCAGGTATGGAGAACGTGTATGGGATCCCAGAACACGCAGACAACCTCCGACTGCGAACAACTGA GGGAGGGGACCCATACCGCCTCTATAACTTGGATGTGTTTCAGTATGAGCTCTACAACCCAATGGCCCTCTATGGCTCTGTCCCTGTCCTTCTGGCTCACAATGCTCGACGTACGCTGGGGATTTTTTGGCTCAATGCGGCTGAGACCTGGGTGGACATCACCTCCAACACAGCCGGCAAG ACCCTCTTTGGAAAGATGCTCGACTATATGCAAGGTGGCGGGGAGACCCCGCAGACTGATATCCGCTGGATGTCAGAAAGTGGCATCATAGATGCATTCCTCTTGCTCGGACCACAGCCCCACGATGTCTTCAGACAATACGCATCTCTCACAG GTACTCAGGCCTTGCCTCCTCTCTTTGCTTTGGCTTATCACCAGAGCCGTTGGAACTACAATGATGAGGAGGATGTGAATACTGTAGACAATGGCTTCGATGAGCACGACATCCCATACGATGTCATCTGGCTAGACATTGAACATGCTGATGGGAAACGCTACTTTACCTGGGACCCAAACAAGTTCCCCCATCCTCAGGAAATGCTTCAGCGCTTGGCAACCAAAGGGAGAAAG ATGGTAAGCATTGTGGACCCACACATCAAGGTAGACACTGGCTACCGAATCCACAACGAGATCCGCTCCCAGGGCTTTTATGTCAAGACAAAGGATGGCAGTGACTACGAAGGCTGGTGCTGGCCAG GTTCTGCAGGCTATCCAGACTTTACCAATCCAGAGATGCGTACTTGGTGGTCCAGCATGTTTGGCTATGACCAGTATGAG GGCTCCATGGAGAACCTCTTCACCTGGAATGATATGAATGAGCCCTCTGTCTTTAATGGCCCTGAGGTGACGATGCACAAGGACGCTGTGCACTGGGGCGGGTGGGAGCACCGGGATATCCACAACCTCTATGCCTTCTATGTG CAAATGGCAACAGCACAGGGGCAGGTGCAACGATCTGGCAGCATGGAGCGCCCGTTTGTATTGACACGCGGTTTCTTTGCAGGCTCTCAACGCTATG GGGCTGTGTGGACAGGGGACAATGCAGCAGAATGGGACCATTTGAAGATCTCAATTCCCATGTGTCTGAGCTTGAGCCTTGTGGGTATTTCTTTTTGTGGAG CTGACATAGGTGGCTTCTTCAAAAACCCTGAGCCCGAGTTGCTGGTGCGCTGGTACCAAGCCGGGGCGTATCAGCCGTTCTTCCGGGCCCATGCCCATGTGGACACCATCCGCCGGGAGCCATGGCTCTTTGGGGAGGAGAATAAGGCGCTGATTCGGGAAGCCATCCGCCAGCGCTATGCTTTGCTGCCCTTTTGGTATACCATCATGTACCACAGCTACCAGTCTGGCCAGCCTGCCATGCG ACCTCTCTGGGTAGAATATCCCGAGGATGCTATAACATACAGCATGGATGACCAGTATCTCCTTG GTGACGCCTTGTTGGTTCACCCAGTCACAGCCCAGGGCTCCCGAGGAGTGCAAGTCTACCTGCCTGGCAAAGGAGAG GTTTGGTATGACGTCCACACGCACCAGAAACTCCATGCGCCCCAAACCCATTATTTAGCTGTTACCATGAACAGC ATCCCTGTGTATCAGCGTGGTGGGAGTATCGTGGCTAGGAAGGAGCGAGTGCGGCGGTCCTCTGATTGCATGCATAGTGATCCCTATACCCTCTATGTGGCCCTGGGCCCACAG GGCACAGCACAAGGCAACCTCTTCCTTGATGATGGGCACACATTTAACTTCAAGACAAAGGGAGAATACTTGCATCGACACTTCAATTTCTCTGGAAACACCTTGACAGCCAG cTCTGCTGATCCAAAGGGTCACTTTGAAACACCGGCTTGGATTGAACGGGTGGTAATCCTGGGAGCCGGGAAACCAGCAGCAGTGTTCCTCAAAGAAGACG GTGCAGCAGAGACCCGCCTAGACTTTATCCATGAGGCGGAAACATCTGTTTTAACCATCCGCAAACCTGCAGTCAACATCGGGGCAGACTGGAGCATCTCTCTGCGATAA
- the GANAB gene encoding neutral alpha-glucosidase AB isoform X2, with protein sequence MAPAAALRRMAAVVWFTLFLAVISAVDRSNFKTCDQSGFCKRQRNMKARSSPYRALLESLQLSQDSMKIQLINEVNKVPLLLELYGLKGNITRIRINELNPLKPRYEVPDVLIQDPPTSRLSVTGRDDESVELSLGDESHKLILTAKPFRMDLLEGRELVLSVNSRGLLVFEHLRQRKDSESPKEPAAQEEGDVESLDASLSTEQESAENSNQNEETSRGAEEAEEEPGLWEETFKTHTDSKPNGPTSVGLDFSLPGMENVYGIPEHADNLRLRTTEGGDPYRLYNLDVFQYELYNPMALYGSVPVLLAHNARRTLGIFWLNAAETWVDITSNTAGKTLFGKMLDYMQGGGETPQTDIRWMSESGIIDAFLLLGPQPHDVFRQYASLTGTQALPPLFALAYHQSRWNYNDEEDVNTVDNGFDEHDIPYDVIWLDIEHADGKRYFTWDPNKFPHPQEMLQRLATKGRKMVSIVDPHIKVDTGYRIHNEIRSQGFYVKTKDGSDYEGWCWPGSAGYPDFTNPEMRTWWSSMFGYDQYEGSMENLFTWNDMNEPSVFNGPEVTMHKDAVHWGGWEHRDIHNLYAFYVQMATAQGQVQRSGSMERPFVLTRGFFAGSQRYGAVWTGDNAAEWDHLKISIPMCLSLSLVGISFCGADIGGFFKNPEPELLVRWYQAGAYQPFFRAHAHVDTIRREPWLFGEENKALIREAIRQRYALLPFWYTIMYHSYQSGQPAMRPLWVEYPEDAITYSMDDQYLLGDALLVHPVTAQGSRGVQVYLPGKGEVWYDVHTHQKLHAPQTHYLAVTMNSIPVYQRGGSIVARKERVRRSSDCMHSDPYTLYVALGPQGTAQGNLFLDDGHTFNFKTKGEYLHRHFNFSGNTLTASSADPKGHFETPAWIERVVILGAGKPAAVFLKEDGAAETRLDFIHEAETSVLTIRKPAVNIGADWSISLR encoded by the exons GATGGCAGCCGTTGTTTGGTTCACTCTTTTCCTAGCAGTCATCTCTGCTGTGGACAGAAGCAATTTCAAGACCTGTGATCAGAGTGGCTTTTGCAA GCGCCAGAGGAACATGAAGGCCAGGAGTTCCCCTTACAGGGCTTTGCTGGAATCACTGCAGCTCAGCCAAGATTCTATGAAAATCCAGCTGATCAATGAAGTTAACAAG GTTCCTCTCCTCCTTGAGCTCTATGGCTTGAAAGGGAATATCACCCGGATCCGGATCAATGAGCTGAATCCACTCAAACCTCGCTATGAGGTACCCGATGTGTTAATCCAGGACCCACCTACCTCAAG ATTATCTGTGACAGGTCGTGACGATGAGAGTGTGGAGTTGTCCCTGGGAGATGAGAGCCACAAGCTCATCCTGACGGCTAAACCGTTCCGCATGGATTTGCTGGAGGGCCGGGAGCTGGTGCTGAGTGTCAACTCCCGGGGGCTTCTGGTCTTTGAGCATCTGCGCCAGAGGAAGGACTC AGAGTCACCAAAGGAGCCAGCAGCACAAGAGGAGGGGGATGTCGAGAGCCTGGATGCATCTTTGTCCACAGAGCAGGAGTCTGCAGAGAACAGTAATCAG AATGAGGAAACATCAAGAGgagcagaggaggctgaagaggAGCCAGGGCTTTGGGAAGAAACATTCAAGACTCACACAGACAGCAAACCTAATG GACCAACATCCGTGGGGCTAGATTTCTCACTCCCAGGTATGGAGAACGTGTATGGGATCCCAGAACACGCAGACAACCTCCGACTGCGAACAACTGA GGGAGGGGACCCATACCGCCTCTATAACTTGGATGTGTTTCAGTATGAGCTCTACAACCCAATGGCCCTCTATGGCTCTGTCCCTGTCCTTCTGGCTCACAATGCTCGACGTACGCTGGGGATTTTTTGGCTCAATGCGGCTGAGACCTGGGTGGACATCACCTCCAACACAGCCGGCAAG ACCCTCTTTGGAAAGATGCTCGACTATATGCAAGGTGGCGGGGAGACCCCGCAGACTGATATCCGCTGGATGTCAGAAAGTGGCATCATAGATGCATTCCTCTTGCTCGGACCACAGCCCCACGATGTCTTCAGACAATACGCATCTCTCACAG GTACTCAGGCCTTGCCTCCTCTCTTTGCTTTGGCTTATCACCAGAGCCGTTGGAACTACAATGATGAGGAGGATGTGAATACTGTAGACAATGGCTTCGATGAGCACGACATCCCATACGATGTCATCTGGCTAGACATTGAACATGCTGATGGGAAACGCTACTTTACCTGGGACCCAAACAAGTTCCCCCATCCTCAGGAAATGCTTCAGCGCTTGGCAACCAAAGGGAGAAAG ATGGTAAGCATTGTGGACCCACACATCAAGGTAGACACTGGCTACCGAATCCACAACGAGATCCGCTCCCAGGGCTTTTATGTCAAGACAAAGGATGGCAGTGACTACGAAGGCTGGTGCTGGCCAG GTTCTGCAGGCTATCCAGACTTTACCAATCCAGAGATGCGTACTTGGTGGTCCAGCATGTTTGGCTATGACCAGTATGAG GGCTCCATGGAGAACCTCTTCACCTGGAATGATATGAATGAGCCCTCTGTCTTTAATGGCCCTGAGGTGACGATGCACAAGGACGCTGTGCACTGGGGCGGGTGGGAGCACCGGGATATCCACAACCTCTATGCCTTCTATGTG CAAATGGCAACAGCACAGGGGCAGGTGCAACGATCTGGCAGCATGGAGCGCCCGTTTGTATTGACACGCGGTTTCTTTGCAGGCTCTCAACGCTATG GGGCTGTGTGGACAGGGGACAATGCAGCAGAATGGGACCATTTGAAGATCTCAATTCCCATGTGTCTGAGCTTGAGCCTTGTGGGTATTTCTTTTTGTGGAG CTGACATAGGTGGCTTCTTCAAAAACCCTGAGCCCGAGTTGCTGGTGCGCTGGTACCAAGCCGGGGCGTATCAGCCGTTCTTCCGGGCCCATGCCCATGTGGACACCATCCGCCGGGAGCCATGGCTCTTTGGGGAGGAGAATAAGGCGCTGATTCGGGAAGCCATCCGCCAGCGCTATGCTTTGCTGCCCTTTTGGTATACCATCATGTACCACAGCTACCAGTCTGGCCAGCCTGCCATGCG ACCTCTCTGGGTAGAATATCCCGAGGATGCTATAACATACAGCATGGATGACCAGTATCTCCTTG GTGACGCCTTGTTGGTTCACCCAGTCACAGCCCAGGGCTCCCGAGGAGTGCAAGTCTACCTGCCTGGCAAAGGAGAG GTTTGGTATGACGTCCACACGCACCAGAAACTCCATGCGCCCCAAACCCATTATTTAGCTGTTACCATGAACAGC ATCCCTGTGTATCAGCGTGGTGGGAGTATCGTGGCTAGGAAGGAGCGAGTGCGGCGGTCCTCTGATTGCATGCATAGTGATCCCTATACCCTCTATGTGGCCCTGGGCCCACAG GGCACAGCACAAGGCAACCTCTTCCTTGATGATGGGCACACATTTAACTTCAAGACAAAGGGAGAATACTTGCATCGACACTTCAATTTCTCTGGAAACACCTTGACAGCCAG cTCTGCTGATCCAAAGGGTCACTTTGAAACACCGGCTTGGATTGAACGGGTGGTAATCCTGGGAGCCGGGAAACCAGCAGCAGTGTTCCTCAAAGAAGACG GTGCAGCAGAGACCCGCCTAGACTTTATCCATGAGGCGGAAACATCTGTTTTAACCATCCGCAAACCTGCAGTCAACATCGGGGCAGACTGGAGCATCTCTCTGCGATAA